In a genomic window of Sus scrofa isolate TJ Tabasco breed Duroc chromosome 4, Sscrofa11.1, whole genome shotgun sequence:
- the LOC100621389 gene encoding histone H4, producing the protein MSGRGKGGKGLGKGGAKRHRKVLRDNIQGITKPAIRRLARRGGVKRISGLIYEETRGVLKVFLENVIRDAVTYTEHAKRKTVTAMDVVYALKRQGRTLYGFGG; encoded by the coding sequence ATGTCCGGGAGAGGAAAGGGCGGTAAGGGCTTGGGCAAGGGCGGTGCTAAGCGCCACCGCAAGGTCTTGAGAGACAACATCCAAGGCATCACCAAGCCCGCCATTCGGCGCCTTGCTCGGCGAGGGGGAGTCAAGCGGATTTCCGGCCTCATTTACGAGGAAACCCGAGGTGTGTTGAAGGTGTTCCTAGAGAACGTCATTCGGGACGCAGTGACCTACACGGAGCACGCCAAGCGCAAGACCGTCACCGCCATGGACGTGGTGTACGCCCTCAAGAGGCAGGGACGCACCCTGTATGGCTTCGGGGGCTAA